From Microlunatus capsulatus, a single genomic window includes:
- a CDS encoding YggT family protein, which translates to MLIVGSLILVVLRIFLVFLFARMVLSWVPVLVRDWEPRGPLLVAAEFVYSVTDPPLRALRTVLRPVRIGSVMLDLAFIGLFILVSLLMRVVGLIFFGA; encoded by the coding sequence GTGTTGATCGTCGGATCGCTCATCCTCGTGGTGCTGAGGATCTTCCTCGTCTTCCTCTTCGCACGGATGGTCCTCTCGTGGGTCCCCGTGCTCGTCCGCGACTGGGAGCCCCGCGGCCCCCTCCTCGTGGCCGCCGAGTTCGTCTACTCCGTCACCGACCCGCCGCTGCGCGCCCTGCGCACCGTGCTGCGGCCCGTGCGGATCGGCAGCGTGATGCTCGACCTGGCCTTCATCGGCCTCTTCATCCTGGTGAGCCTGCTGATGCGGGTGGTCGGGCTGATCTTCTTCGGCGCCTGA
- a CDS encoding DivIVA domain-containing protein produces the protein MTLSLDDVRNKRFRMARKSGYEVLEVDEFVDEVEATFEQLFEENRNLKKQVESLKTTGSAAATPSEDAKPAPVPEQPAAAPVAAAPEQPAERIVVTTAKEASSAVVRLVELSTEQAERLVAEATAEASKIREQATTSAQQETADAHARAEKVETEARAHAERLQADALGRAESLDRDIDTRRTEMFGELEKQREELTATVHALRSFEATYRGNLTRHLQSQIDVLASGREEPADPPAALDEAPTSRQTPAAGAAPAGAEQATATDDDDAPTGGGGSTATASDTPRLDALLGDQR, from the coding sequence ATGACGCTGTCGTTGGACGATGTGCGCAACAAGCGGTTCCGGATGGCCCGCAAGTCCGGCTACGAGGTCCTGGAGGTCGACGAGTTCGTCGACGAGGTGGAGGCCACCTTCGAGCAGCTGTTCGAGGAGAACCGGAACCTCAAGAAGCAGGTCGAGTCGCTGAAGACCACCGGGAGCGCCGCCGCGACCCCGTCCGAGGACGCGAAGCCGGCCCCGGTGCCCGAGCAGCCGGCCGCGGCGCCGGTCGCCGCCGCTCCCGAGCAGCCGGCCGAGCGGATCGTCGTCACGACCGCCAAGGAGGCCAGCTCCGCCGTCGTCCGGCTGGTCGAGCTGTCCACCGAGCAGGCCGAGCGCCTGGTGGCCGAGGCCACCGCCGAGGCCTCGAAGATCCGCGAGCAGGCGACGACGTCGGCCCAGCAGGAGACCGCCGACGCGCACGCCCGGGCCGAGAAGGTCGAGACCGAGGCGCGCGCCCACGCCGAGCGGCTGCAGGCCGACGCGCTGGGCCGGGCCGAGTCGCTCGACCGCGACATCGACACCCGCCGCACCGAGATGTTCGGCGAGCTGGAGAAGCAGCGCGAGGAGCTCACCGCCACGGTGCACGCGCTGCGGAGCTTCGAGGCCACCTACCGCGGCAACCTCACCCGTCATCTGCAGAGCCAGATCGACGTGCTGGCCTCGGGACGGGAGGAGCCGGCCGACCCGCCGGCCGCCCTCGACGAGGCCCCGACCTCCCGCCAGACCCCGGCCGCCGGGGCCGCGCCCGCCGGCGCGGAGCAGGCCACCGCGACGGACGACGACGACGCCCCGACCGGCGGCGGCGGCTCCACCGCCACCGCCAGCGACACCCCCCGCCTGGACGCGCTGCTCGGCGACCAGCGCTGA
- a CDS encoding TraR/DksA family transcriptional regulator, with translation MSTAKATPAGDGAATATRTGARQAPAIHALPVTESASTAHVEPTGASSLPVRQGEDPWTEAELGEVIEVLEADIVRFREQLETSTAELVGLLRDGTEGAGRDPADVGSANFERDAEMSLANNAREMLDQSKLALRHIQLGTYGSCDNCGQPIGKGRLQAFPRATLCVKCKQREERR, from the coding sequence ATGTCAACCGCCAAGGCGACGCCCGCCGGCGACGGTGCTGCCACCGCGACCCGCACCGGAGCGCGCCAGGCCCCGGCGATCCACGCCCTCCCCGTCACCGAGTCCGCGTCGACCGCGCACGTCGAGCCCACCGGGGCCTCGTCGCTGCCCGTCCGCCAGGGTGAGGACCCGTGGACCGAGGCCGAGCTCGGCGAGGTGATCGAGGTGCTGGAGGCCGACATCGTGCGGTTCCGCGAGCAGCTCGAGACCTCGACCGCCGAGCTCGTCGGCCTGCTCCGCGACGGCACCGAGGGTGCCGGCCGCGACCCGGCCGACGTCGGCTCGGCCAACTTCGAGCGGGACGCCGAGATGTCGCTGGCCAACAACGCCCGCGAGATGCTAGACCAGTCCAAGCTGGCGCTGCGGCACATCCAGCTGGGCACCTACGGCAGCTGCGACAACTGCGGCCAGCCCATCGGCAAGGGCCGCCTGCAGGCCTTCCCCCGCGCGACCTTGTGCGTCAAGTGCAAGCAGCGCGAGGAGCGACGGTAG
- a CDS encoding signal peptidase II: protein MLTAAHRRRLRWLFAVVALVGLALDVVTKVVAVDQLEPGRPVPLLGGLLTLRLIRNPGAAFSTGEGITPVFALAACAVLVFVVVRLAPRLGHPAWSVALGLLCAGVSGNLVDRFVRQPGVLRGHVVDFLQLPHWPIFNVADMCITSAAVLIMVLSVIKNVGISGERYGRGSAPAEPVAATPTAPREAEDA from the coding sequence GTGCTGACGGCGGCGCACCGCCGCCGGCTGCGGTGGCTGTTCGCCGTGGTGGCCCTGGTCGGGCTGGCCCTGGACGTGGTGACGAAGGTGGTCGCCGTCGACCAGCTGGAGCCGGGCCGCCCCGTCCCGCTGCTGGGCGGGCTCCTGACCCTGCGGCTCATCCGCAACCCGGGGGCCGCGTTCAGCACCGGTGAGGGCATCACGCCCGTCTTCGCCCTGGCCGCCTGCGCGGTGCTCGTCTTCGTCGTGGTCCGGCTCGCGCCCCGGCTCGGCCACCCGGCCTGGTCGGTGGCGCTGGGCCTGCTCTGCGCCGGCGTCAGCGGCAACCTCGTGGACCGGTTCGTCCGCCAGCCGGGCGTCCTCCGCGGGCACGTCGTCGACTTCCTCCAGCTGCCGCACTGGCCGATCTTCAACGTGGCGGACATGTGCATCACCTCCGCCGCCGTGCTGATCATGGTGCTGTCGGTGATCAAGAACGTCGGCATCAGCGGCGAGCGCTACGGCCGGGGCAGCGCCCCCGCCGAGCCCGTCGCGGCCACGCCGACCGCACCCCGCGAGGCCGAGGATGCCTGA
- a CDS encoding RluA family pseudouridine synthase, whose amino-acid sequence MPETRVVLVPDGLEGERVDAAVARMLGLSRSRTADLISRGQVRLDGTAVSKSDRVLGGSMLEVELDEEGERTARVVPRTVEGVGIVHDDDDVVVVDKPVGVAAHPSVGWDGPDVLAHLAGAGFRISTSGVPERKGIVQRLDVGTSGLMVVAKSERAYTVLKRAFKARTVDKTYHTLVQGHPDPFTGTIDAPIGRHPGADYKMAVIEGGRHSVTHYDTLDAFVGTTLLEVKLETGRTHQIRVHMAAIKHPCAGDPTYGADPVLAARLGLQRQWLHAVRLGFVHPTTGEPVEFTSPYPADLQHALDVVRSA is encoded by the coding sequence ATGCCTGAGACCCGCGTCGTGCTGGTGCCCGACGGGCTCGAGGGCGAGCGCGTCGACGCCGCGGTCGCCCGGATGCTCGGCCTCTCGCGCAGCCGCACCGCCGACCTCATCAGCCGGGGCCAGGTCCGCCTCGACGGCACCGCGGTCAGCAAGTCCGACCGGGTCCTCGGCGGCTCCATGCTCGAGGTCGAGCTGGACGAGGAGGGGGAGCGGACCGCCCGCGTCGTCCCCCGCACCGTCGAGGGCGTCGGCATCGTCCACGACGACGACGACGTGGTGGTCGTGGACAAGCCCGTGGGCGTCGCCGCGCACCCCAGCGTCGGGTGGGACGGCCCGGACGTGCTCGCGCACCTGGCCGGCGCCGGCTTCCGCATCTCCACCTCCGGCGTCCCCGAGCGCAAGGGCATCGTGCAGCGCCTCGACGTCGGCACCTCGGGCCTCATGGTGGTGGCCAAGAGCGAGCGCGCCTACACCGTGCTCAAGCGCGCCTTCAAGGCGCGGACGGTCGACAAGACCTACCACACCCTCGTCCAGGGGCACCCCGACCCGTTCACCGGGACCATCGACGCCCCCATCGGCCGGCACCCGGGCGCCGACTACAAGATGGCGGTCATCGAGGGCGGCCGGCACAGCGTGACCCACTACGACACCCTCGACGCCTTCGTCGGCACCACCCTGCTCGAGGTGAAGCTGGAGACCGGCCGCACCCACCAGATCCGGGTGCACATGGCGGCGATCAAGCACCCCTGCGCCGGCGACCCCACCTACGGCGCCGACCCCGTGCTGGCCGCCCGGCTCGGCCTGCAGCGCCAGTGGCTGCACGCGGTCCGGCTGGGTTTCGTCCACCCGACGACCGGCGAGCCCGTCGAGTTCACCTCCCCGTACCCGGCGGACCTGCAGCACGCGCTCGACGTCGTCCGCTCCGCCTGA
- the pyk gene encoding pyruvate kinase produces MRRAKIVCTLGPASSAPERLIELVQAGMDVARLNMSHGEYADHEANLANVRAAAAAVGRPVGVLADLQGPKIRLGRFASGKEVLEVGATFTITVDDVAGDVHRCSTTFKGLPGDVNPGDRILIDDGRLMLEATSVTATDVVTEVVVGGPVSNNKGINLPGVAVSVPAMSEKDSEDLRWALRQGVDMVALSFVRSAADIEIVHQIMDEEGRRVPVIAKIEKPQAVENLDEIIDAFDALMVARGDLGVELPLEDVPLVQKRIVTAARRWAKPVIVATQMLESMISAPRPTRAEASDVANAILDGADAVMLSGETSVGEYPVVTVETMARIVSTTEAHGQEQMQDIDWDPHTTSGVITKAAAEVGERIDAKFLVAFTHSGDSARRLSRLRSTIPVLAFTPVEQTQAALTLSWGVESFLVPMVGHTDDMIRQVDKALIETGMIAEGERVVIVAGSPPGVAGHTNMVRVRRIGAPL; encoded by the coding sequence GTGCGTAGAGCCAAAATTGTCTGCACGCTGGGACCTGCGTCCTCAGCGCCCGAGCGCCTCATCGAGCTGGTCCAGGCCGGCATGGATGTCGCCCGTCTGAACATGAGCCACGGCGAGTACGCCGACCACGAGGCCAACCTGGCGAACGTCCGGGCGGCCGCGGCCGCCGTCGGCCGCCCGGTCGGCGTCCTGGCCGACCTCCAGGGGCCGAAGATCCGGCTCGGCCGGTTCGCCAGCGGCAAGGAGGTGCTCGAGGTGGGCGCCACCTTCACCATCACCGTCGACGACGTCGCCGGCGACGTGCACCGCTGCTCGACCACCTTCAAGGGCCTGCCCGGCGACGTGAACCCGGGCGACCGCATCCTCATCGACGACGGCCGCCTCATGCTGGAGGCGACCTCCGTCACCGCCACCGACGTCGTCACCGAGGTGGTCGTCGGCGGCCCGGTCAGCAACAACAAGGGCATCAACCTGCCCGGCGTCGCCGTCAGCGTCCCCGCCATGAGCGAGAAGGACAGCGAGGACCTCCGCTGGGCCCTGCGCCAGGGCGTCGACATGGTGGCGCTCTCCTTCGTCCGCAGCGCGGCCGACATCGAGATCGTGCACCAGATCATGGACGAGGAGGGGCGCCGCGTCCCCGTCATCGCCAAGATCGAGAAGCCGCAGGCCGTCGAGAACCTCGACGAGATCATCGACGCCTTCGACGCGCTGATGGTCGCGCGCGGTGACCTCGGCGTCGAGCTCCCGCTCGAGGACGTGCCGCTGGTCCAGAAGCGCATCGTCACCGCGGCCCGCCGCTGGGCCAAGCCGGTCATCGTGGCCACCCAGATGCTCGAGTCGATGATCTCGGCCCCGCGCCCCACCCGGGCCGAGGCCTCCGACGTCGCCAACGCGATCCTCGACGGCGCCGACGCGGTCATGCTCTCGGGCGAGACCAGCGTGGGCGAGTACCCCGTCGTCACCGTGGAGACCATGGCCCGGATCGTCTCGACCACCGAGGCGCACGGCCAGGAGCAGATGCAGGACATCGACTGGGACCCGCACACCACCAGCGGCGTCATCACCAAGGCCGCGGCCGAGGTGGGGGAGCGGATCGACGCCAAGTTCCTCGTCGCCTTCACCCACTCGGGCGACTCGGCCCGCCGCCTCTCCCGGCTGCGCTCGACGATCCCCGTCCTGGCCTTCACCCCGGTCGAGCAGACCCAGGCCGCCCTCACCCTCAGCTGGGGCGTCGAGTCCTTCCTGGTCCCGATGGTCGGCCACACCGACGACATGATCCGCCAGGTCGACAAGGCCCTCATCGAGACCGGCATGATCGCCGAGGGCGAGCGCGTCGTCATCGTCGCCGGCTCCCCGCCCGGGGTCGCCGGCCACACCAACATGGTCCGGGTGCGGAGGATCGGCGCGCCGCTGTGA
- a CDS encoding ANTAR domain-containing response regulator, whose translation MAKVSSVTNAEAGTTDGAKTRVVVAEDEVLIRLDLVEMLTEEGYEVVGQAGDGETAVQLTTDLTPDLVVMDVKMPKMDGISAAEQIATARIAPVVMLTAFSQRELVDRASQAGAMAYVVKPFSKSDLVPAIEIARARFAEIQAVEAEVSDLTERLESRKAVDRAKGLLQSGLGLTEPEAFRWIQKTAMDLRKSMREVAEGVIEHGSGGKKK comes from the coding sequence CTGGCTAAGGTGTCCTCCGTGACGAACGCAGAAGCTGGTACGACGGACGGCGCGAAGACGCGCGTGGTCGTCGCGGAGGACGAGGTCCTGATCCGCCTGGACCTGGTCGAGATGCTCACCGAGGAGGGCTACGAGGTCGTCGGCCAGGCCGGCGACGGGGAGACGGCGGTGCAGCTGACCACCGACCTCACGCCCGACCTCGTCGTGATGGACGTGAAGATGCCCAAGATGGACGGCATCAGCGCGGCCGAGCAGATCGCGACGGCGCGGATCGCCCCGGTGGTCATGCTGACCGCCTTCAGCCAGCGCGAGCTGGTGGACCGGGCCAGCCAGGCCGGGGCGATGGCCTACGTGGTCAAGCCGTTCAGCAAGTCCGACCTGGTGCCGGCGATCGAGATCGCCCGCGCCCGCTTCGCCGAGATCCAGGCCGTCGAGGCCGAGGTCAGCGACCTCACCGAGCGCCTGGAGTCCCGCAAGGCGGTGGACCGCGCGAAGGGCCTGCTGCAGTCCGGCCTGGGCCTCACCGAGCCCGAGGCCTTCCGCTGGATCCAGAAGACGGCTATGGATCTCCGCAAGTCGATGCGCGAGGTGGCCGAAGGTGTCATCGAGCACGGCTCGGGCGGCAAGAAGAAGTAG
- a CDS encoding branched-chain amino acid ABC transporter substrate-binding protein, with protein sequence MRKQLVLTGVTLLATTMALSACGSRAEETGTGGSGDTAAKVAKIGVIAPLSGDLSALGLGIQNSVELAVKQANEKGTIPGWTLEVDAQDDQALPDTGKNAATKLAGDDEVVGVVGTLNSSVAQSVQPVLSGANIAQISPANTNPTLTKGADPASPQRSYPGYFRTCTTDDVQGPFAAKYLLEQGIKSVATIHDKKAYGQGLVAAFTEAFKAGGGTIAQAETINPDDKDFSAVISKVKGANPDAIYYGGEYPQAGPLAQQAKAAGLDVPLMGGDGIFDPAYIELAGKTSDGDLATSVGAPTETLDSAKQFVSDYSAGGFEQPYGAYGAYAYDAANAIINGLKESLASAEDAKSAREATITAIGGVSFDGATGPVSFDEYGDTKTKVLTVYKVTDGKWAADKTGS encoded by the coding sequence GTGCGTAAGCAACTCGTGCTCACGGGGGTCACCCTGCTGGCCACCACGATGGCCCTGTCGGCCTGTGGCTCCCGCGCGGAGGAGACGGGTACCGGCGGCTCCGGCGACACCGCCGCGAAGGTCGCCAAGATCGGCGTCATCGCCCCGCTGTCGGGCGACCTGTCCGCGCTGGGCCTCGGCATCCAGAACTCGGTCGAGCTCGCGGTCAAGCAGGCCAACGAGAAGGGCACCATCCCCGGCTGGACGCTCGAGGTCGACGCCCAGGACGACCAGGCGCTGCCGGACACCGGCAAGAACGCCGCCACGAAGCTCGCCGGTGACGACGAGGTCGTCGGCGTCGTCGGCACCCTGAACTCCTCGGTCGCCCAGTCGGTGCAGCCGGTGCTGAGCGGCGCGAACATCGCGCAGATCTCGCCCGCCAACACCAACCCGACGCTCACCAAGGGCGCCGACCCGGCCAGCCCGCAGCGCTCGTACCCCGGCTACTTCCGCACCTGCACCACCGACGACGTGCAGGGCCCGTTCGCGGCCAAGTACCTCCTCGAGCAGGGCATCAAGTCCGTCGCCACCATCCACGACAAGAAGGCCTACGGCCAGGGCCTCGTCGCCGCCTTCACCGAGGCGTTCAAGGCCGGCGGCGGCACCATCGCCCAGGCCGAGACGATCAACCCGGACGACAAGGACTTCTCCGCCGTCATCAGCAAGGTGAAGGGTGCCAACCCCGACGCCATCTACTACGGCGGTGAGTACCCGCAGGCCGGCCCGCTGGCCCAGCAGGCCAAGGCCGCCGGCCTCGACGTCCCCCTCATGGGTGGCGACGGCATCTTCGACCCGGCCTACATCGAGCTGGCCGGCAAGACCTCGGACGGCGACCTCGCCACCTCCGTCGGCGCGCCGACCGAGACCCTCGACTCGGCCAAGCAGTTCGTCTCGGACTACTCGGCCGGTGGCTTCGAGCAGCCCTACGGGGCGTACGGCGCCTACGCCTACGACGCGGCCAACGCCATCATCAACGGCCTGAAGGAGTCCCTGGCCAGCGCCGAGGACGCCAAGTCCGCGCGCGAGGCCACCATCACCGCCATCGGCGGGGTCTCCTTCGACGGTGCCACCGGCCCGGTCTCCTTCGACGAGTACGGCGACACCAAGACCAAGGTGCTCACCGTCTACAAGGTGACCGACGGCAAGTGGGCGGCCGACAAGACCGGCAGCTAG
- a CDS encoding branched-chain amino acid ABC transporter permease yields MDVLQQLINGLSLGALYALIAVGYTVVYGIVQLINFAHGEIFMMGAFGSLTVWLVLGRGSGSTGLWLLPLMLIGGIAVAVGVALLTERFAYRPLRNAPRLAPLITAIGVSIFLQEFVRLFYGRIPTFPDSLRAISFPQIDVVTGPAFTPGGVVIQRAALFTLVSLVVCAVILFVFVNKTRLGRAMQATSQDPDTSRLMGINVDRIIMVAFALGAALAAVAGLAYGLRYTNIDFKIGFLAGLKAFTAAVLGGIGNINGAVVGGLVLGVVEVLATSYIPGTFGGSAWKDVWAFVLLILVLVFRPQGLLGARVVDRA; encoded by the coding sequence GTGGACGTCCTGCAACAGCTGATCAACGGTCTCTCGCTGGGGGCCTTGTACGCCTTGATCGCGGTGGGCTACACCGTGGTCTACGGCATCGTCCAGCTGATCAACTTCGCCCACGGCGAGATCTTCATGATGGGCGCCTTCGGGTCGCTCACCGTGTGGCTCGTCCTCGGCCGGGGCAGCGGGTCCACGGGCCTGTGGCTGCTCCCGCTCATGCTGATCGGCGGCATCGCCGTGGCCGTCGGCGTCGCGCTGCTCACCGAGCGGTTCGCCTACCGCCCGCTGCGGAACGCGCCGCGGCTCGCCCCGCTGATCACCGCCATCGGAGTCTCGATCTTCCTCCAGGAGTTCGTCCGGCTGTTCTACGGCCGGATCCCGACCTTCCCGGACTCCCTGCGGGCCATCTCCTTCCCGCAGATCGACGTCGTGACCGGCCCGGCCTTCACCCCCGGCGGCGTCGTCATCCAGCGGGCGGCCCTGTTCACCCTGGTGTCGCTCGTCGTCTGCGCGGTGATCCTGTTCGTCTTCGTCAACAAGACGCGGCTGGGCCGCGCCATGCAGGCGACCTCGCAGGACCCGGACACCTCGCGGCTGATGGGCATCAACGTCGACCGGATCATCATGGTGGCCTTCGCGCTCGGCGCCGCCCTGGCCGCGGTGGCCGGGCTCGCGTACGGGCTGCGCTACACCAACATCGACTTCAAGATCGGCTTCCTGGCCGGCCTGAAGGCGTTCACCGCCGCCGTCCTGGGCGGCATCGGCAACATCAACGGCGCCGTCGTCGGCGGCCTGGTGCTCGGCGTCGTCGAGGTCCTCGCGACCTCGTACATCCCCGGCACCTTCGGCGGCTCGGCCTGGAAGGACGTGTGGGCGTTCGTGCTGCTCATCCTCGTGCTGGTCTTCCGTCCGCAAGGTCTGCTCGGCGCGAGGGTGGTGGACCGGGCATGA
- a CDS encoding branched-chain amino acid ABC transporter permease, translating to MRRPVLVTPALQERHGSRGRLAALVGGALVLVSGLLPWAYSREALDNMTYLVDPSPLQFMGMVLGLLVVVALLGPRFLPARRGRPRVGWLRAARAASAGALVFTGVVVVSIAAELGGLVNVEYGGWVALVGALLAFGGTRLVARGPEPTLHRAQARSWLELLAIVVVMAAALFGIAYALDNDDAGTFVSFIAFAGAVIATLFAVGVMGWLSAVSQRHKKVLILAAFLVAFLFPFTQDGSDANMSIATQVIIFAAAAMGLNIVVGLAGLLDLGYIAFLGAGAFVAAILSRSAFSTLDVHPPFIVVVLISGLVSATLGLIIGTPTLRVSGDYLAIVTLAFGEIFRITMINLDGEAGPNLTRGSNGIPAIPDLNLLGFDFGDPHELLGIPLGRFSNYYFLLLVVIALIILVFSRLNNSRIGRGWVAIREDEKAAEAMGVNVFGLKLFAFAGGAFLAGVAGSVKAHQDVSVTPDQYNFLQSAFLLAAIVLGGMGTVLGVLVGATLLILLPEKLRFVSEFRLLLFGLTLVVMMRFRPEGLIASRRRQLEFHEDDEDLAERIDDQIQPSTLKGATT from the coding sequence ATGAGGCGTCCTGTGCTCGTCACCCCCGCCCTGCAGGAGCGGCACGGCTCCCGCGGCCGGCTGGCCGCCCTCGTCGGCGGCGCGCTCGTCCTGGTCTCGGGCCTGCTGCCCTGGGCCTACAGCCGCGAGGCCCTCGACAACATGACCTACCTGGTCGACCCGTCGCCGCTGCAGTTCATGGGCATGGTGCTCGGGCTGCTCGTCGTCGTCGCGCTGCTCGGGCCGCGGTTCCTGCCGGCCCGCCGGGGCCGGCCGCGCGTCGGCTGGCTGCGCGCGGCCCGGGCGGCGTCCGCCGGGGCCCTGGTCTTCACCGGCGTCGTCGTGGTCTCCATCGCCGCCGAGCTCGGCGGCCTCGTCAATGTCGAGTACGGCGGCTGGGTCGCCCTCGTGGGCGCGCTGCTCGCCTTCGGCGGCACCCGGCTGGTCGCCCGCGGCCCCGAGCCCACGCTCCACCGGGCGCAGGCGCGGTCGTGGCTGGAGCTGCTCGCGATCGTCGTGGTGATGGCGGCCGCGCTGTTCGGGATCGCCTACGCCCTCGACAACGACGACGCCGGCACCTTCGTCAGCTTCATCGCCTTCGCGGGCGCCGTCATCGCCACCCTCTTCGCCGTCGGCGTGATGGGCTGGCTGTCGGCGGTCTCGCAGCGGCACAAGAAGGTGCTGATCCTGGCCGCCTTCCTCGTGGCCTTCCTGTTCCCGTTCACCCAGGACGGCTCGGACGCCAACATGTCCATCGCCACCCAGGTGATCATCTTCGCGGCCGCTGCGATGGGCCTGAACATCGTCGTCGGCCTAGCCGGCCTGCTCGACCTCGGCTACATCGCGTTCCTCGGGGCCGGAGCCTTCGTGGCGGCGATCCTGTCCCGGTCGGCGTTCTCGACGCTCGACGTCCACCCGCCGTTCATCGTCGTGGTGCTGATCAGCGGGCTGGTCTCGGCCACCCTCGGCCTCATCATCGGCACGCCGACCCTGCGGGTGTCGGGGGACTACCTGGCCATCGTCACGCTGGCGTTCGGCGAGATCTTCCGGATCACCATGATCAACCTGGACGGCGAGGCGGGCCCCAACCTGACCCGCGGCTCCAACGGCATCCCGGCGATCCCCGACCTCAACCTGCTCGGGTTCGACTTCGGCGACCCGCACGAGCTGCTCGGCATCCCGCTGGGCCGGTTCTCCAACTACTACTTCCTGCTGCTCGTGGTGATCGCGCTGATCATCCTGGTCTTCAGCCGGCTCAACAACTCCCGCATCGGGCGGGGCTGGGTGGCCATCCGCGAGGACGAGAAGGCGGCCGAGGCCATGGGCGTCAACGTCTTCGGGCTCAAGCTCTTCGCCTTCGCCGGCGGTGCGTTCCTCGCCGGGGTGGCGGGCTCGGTCAAGGCGCACCAGGACGTCTCGGTCACCCCCGACCAGTACAACTTCCTCCAGTCCGCGTTCCTGCTGGCCGCCATCGTGCTGGGCGGCATGGGCACCGTGCTCGGGGTGCTGGTCGGCGCGACCCTGCTGATCCTGCTGCCCGAGAAGCTCCGCTTCGTCAGCGAGTTCCGGCTCCTGCTCTTCGGCCTGACGCTCGTCGTCATGATGCGCTTCCGGCCCGAGGGGTTGATCGCCAGCCGCCGACGGCAGCTGGAGTTCCACGAGGACGACGAGGACCTGGCCGAGCGGATCGACGACCAGATCCAACCCAGCACGCTGAAGGGGGCGACGACATGA
- a CDS encoding ABC transporter ATP-binding protein has product MTAVDTAPAQDRASGEAMLVAEDVTMRFGGLTAVDSVNFRVNRGEIMGLIGPNGAGKTTFFNCLTGLYLPTSGRVVFDGAVLPPKPRKVVLAGMARTFQNIRLFGNMTALENVMVGRYCRTTAGPFTSIIRGPKYRREEAATRHRAQELLDFVGLGHTTDSLARNLPYGDQRRLEIARALATDPKLLLLDEPTAGMNPQETRQAEELIFKIRDSGLAIVVIEHDMRFIFTLCDRVLCLVQGKALIEGTPAQVQSDPRVIEAYIGTGPEDASELEKELDA; this is encoded by the coding sequence ATGACGGCGGTGGACACGGCTCCGGCGCAGGACCGGGCGAGCGGCGAGGCCATGCTGGTGGCGGAGGACGTCACCATGCGGTTCGGCGGCCTCACCGCCGTCGACTCGGTGAACTTCCGGGTCAACCGCGGCGAGATCATGGGCCTCATCGGGCCCAACGGCGCGGGCAAGACGACCTTCTTCAACTGCCTGACGGGGCTGTACCTGCCCACCAGCGGCCGGGTCGTCTTCGACGGCGCGGTGCTGCCGCCCAAGCCGCGCAAGGTCGTGCTGGCCGGGATGGCCCGGACGTTCCAGAACATCCGGCTGTTCGGCAACATGACGGCGCTCGAGAACGTCATGGTCGGGCGCTACTGCCGGACGACGGCGGGACCGTTCACCTCGATCATCCGCGGGCCGAAGTACCGCCGCGAGGAGGCCGCGACCCGGCACCGGGCGCAGGAGCTGCTGGACTTCGTCGGCCTCGGCCACACGACGGACAGCCTCGCGCGCAACCTGCCCTACGGCGACCAGCGGCGGCTCGAGATCGCCCGCGCGCTGGCCACCGACCCGAAGCTGCTGCTGCTGGACGAGCCGACGGCCGGGATGAACCCCCAGGAGACCCGGCAGGCGGAGGAGCTGATCTTCAAGATCCGCGACTCCGGGCTGGCGATCGTGGTGATCGAGCACGACATGCGCTTCATCTTCACCCTCTGCGACCGGGTGCTCTGCCTGGTGCAGGGCAAGGCGCTGATCGAGGGGACCCCCGCGCAGGTGCAGTCGGACCCGCGCGTCATCGAGGCCTACATCGGGACCGGTCCCGAGGACGCCTCGGAGCTGGAGAAGGAGCTGGACGCGTGA